One Microbacterium trichothecenolyticum DNA window includes the following coding sequences:
- a CDS encoding M3 family metallopeptidase, with protein MQHSPLEPLILPTDLASWLEFAVDRPVERLERVAAIDARLVADTTLSVRERLDLWNDADIALAEAAAPSHLLSECHPDADVRAVAEKQAQAIEAVQARRLLDRGLWGVFADADAAGLDAAQARLLEHIRRDFRRGGVDLGETDRARVRELTERDTELSLAFSRNIREGRREIRVAAASLDGLPTDFLDAHPADDAGLVTLTTEYTDLMPVREYARERSVRHALVGAYNDLAWPENEPVLKELLAVRAERAALLGYGDWADYETETRMTGSSAAVDAFLIRVAEAAAPAAAREYDRVLERLRRDEPGADTVTIADFWYLLGALKREEYGVDAQLVRSYFRFDRVLEGVLATTARLLEVAYVPVDTPSWHDDVRTYDVVRAGERLGRIHLDLHPRDGKYNHAACFGLVPGIAGHSLPEGVLLCNFSRGLLEHDEVVTFFHEFGHLVHDILGGRQRWAAFTGIATEWDFVEAPSQLLEEWAWDAEVLASFAVDDAGEPIPADLVARMRTADAFGRALEVTRQLGHATTSYRLHVDRPTDLRPAVEGYYRAASPIAPLGGSHSYAGFGHLTGYGACYYTYQWSLVIARDLLSAFGDDLFDPEIALRYRREILEPGGTRDARDLVEAFLGRESTFDAYRDWLAGS; from the coding sequence ATGCAGCATTCCCCGCTGGAACCCCTGATCCTCCCGACCGATCTCGCCAGCTGGCTCGAATTCGCCGTCGACCGTCCGGTCGAGCGGCTCGAGCGGGTCGCCGCGATCGATGCCCGGCTCGTCGCCGACACGACGCTGAGCGTTCGCGAACGACTCGACCTGTGGAACGACGCCGACATCGCGCTCGCCGAGGCGGCGGCGCCCTCGCACCTGCTCAGCGAGTGCCATCCCGACGCCGACGTGCGCGCCGTCGCCGAGAAGCAGGCACAGGCGATCGAGGCCGTCCAGGCCCGGCGGCTGCTCGATCGCGGCCTCTGGGGTGTCTTCGCCGACGCGGATGCCGCGGGGCTCGACGCCGCGCAGGCACGCCTTCTCGAGCACATCCGACGGGACTTCCGCCGGGGCGGCGTCGATCTGGGCGAGACCGATCGCGCACGCGTGCGGGAGCTCACCGAGCGCGACACCGAGTTGTCGCTGGCGTTCTCGCGGAACATTCGCGAGGGTCGGCGCGAGATCCGCGTCGCCGCCGCGTCGCTGGACGGTCTGCCGACCGACTTCCTCGACGCCCACCCGGCCGACGACGCCGGTCTGGTGACGCTCACCACCGAGTACACCGACCTCATGCCAGTTCGGGAATACGCGCGCGAGCGGTCCGTGCGGCACGCCCTCGTCGGCGCCTACAACGACCTCGCGTGGCCCGAGAACGAGCCCGTTCTGAAGGAGCTGCTGGCGGTCCGCGCCGAGCGGGCGGCGCTCCTGGGCTACGGCGACTGGGCCGACTACGAGACCGAGACGCGCATGACCGGCTCCAGCGCCGCGGTCGATGCATTCCTGATCCGGGTGGCCGAGGCGGCCGCCCCCGCCGCCGCGCGCGAGTACGATCGCGTGCTCGAGAGACTCCGCCGCGACGAGCCCGGCGCCGATACCGTCACGATCGCCGACTTCTGGTATCTGCTGGGCGCCCTCAAGCGCGAGGAGTACGGCGTCGACGCCCAGCTCGTTCGCTCGTACTTCCGCTTCGATCGCGTGCTCGAGGGCGTGCTCGCCACGACCGCGCGTCTACTCGAGGTCGCGTACGTCCCCGTCGACACGCCCTCCTGGCACGACGACGTGCGCACGTACGACGTGGTGCGTGCCGGCGAGCGCCTCGGCCGCATCCACCTCGATCTGCACCCGCGCGACGGCAAGTACAACCACGCCGCCTGCTTCGGGCTGGTCCCCGGCATCGCCGGGCACTCCCTGCCCGAGGGAGTCCTCTTGTGCAACTTCTCTCGTGGACTCCTCGAGCACGACGAGGTCGTCACCTTCTTCCACGAGTTCGGCCACCTCGTGCACGACATCCTCGGCGGGCGGCAGCGGTGGGCCGCTTTCACCGGCATCGCGACCGAGTGGGACTTCGTCGAGGCCCCGAGCCAGCTGCTGGAGGAATGGGCGTGGGACGCCGAGGTGCTGGCATCCTTCGCCGTCGACGACGCGGGCGAGCCCATCCCGGCCGACCTCGTCGCGCGCATGCGCACCGCCGACGCCTTCGGTCGCGCGCTCGAGGTCACCCGTCAGCTCGGACACGCGACGACCTCGTACCGCCTGCACGTCGATCGCCCGACCGACCTGCGCCCCGCGGTAGAGGGGTACTACCGCGCCGCGAGCCCGATCGCACCGCTCGGCGGCTCCCACTCGTACGCCGGCTTCGGCCACCTCACGGGGTACGGAGCCTGCTACTACACGTACCAGTGGAGTCTCGTGATCGCCCGCGACCTGCTCTCGGCCTTCGGCGACGACCTGTTCGACCCCGAGATCGCGCTGCGCTACCGGCGCGAGATCCTCGAGCCCGGGGGAACACGCGACGCGCGTGATCTGGTCGAGGCCTTCCTCGGGCGCGAGAGCACGTTCGACGCGTACCGCGACTGGCTCGCCGGATCCTGA
- a CDS encoding NUDIX hydrolase family protein, which yields MPVRTPDPEPGDNGDEREPLSASFSGAPGTPNTNPGWLSEVELAEARRRLPMLYVEALPVRTDGMGAVTQVGILLRATPLGEMTRTLVSGRVRYGETVRDALFRHLENDLGPMAFPLLPPQPTPFTVAEYFPLPGVSAFHDDRQHAVSLAYVVPVTGTCEPRQDALEVTWLSPQEAASDALSDEMEGGRGTLIRLGLASVGALR from the coding sequence ATGCCCGTGCGTACCCCCGACCCCGAACCCGGCGACAACGGCGACGAGCGCGAGCCGCTGTCGGCGTCCTTCTCGGGTGCGCCCGGGACCCCGAACACCAACCCGGGCTGGCTGAGCGAGGTCGAGCTCGCCGAGGCGCGACGGCGCCTGCCCATGCTCTACGTCGAGGCACTGCCCGTGCGCACCGACGGGATGGGCGCGGTCACCCAGGTCGGCATCCTGCTGCGCGCGACGCCGCTGGGCGAGATGACGCGCACGCTCGTCTCGGGCCGCGTGCGCTACGGCGAGACCGTGCGCGACGCGCTGTTCCGCCACCTCGAGAACGACCTCGGCCCCATGGCGTTCCCGCTGCTCCCCCCGCAGCCGACCCCCTTCACCGTGGCCGAGTACTTCCCGTTGCCCGGAGTGAGCGCGTTCCACGACGACCGCCAGCACGCCGTCTCGCTCGCCTACGTCGTGCCCGTCACCGGCACGTGCGAACCACGCCAGGACGCGCTCGAAGTCACGTGGCTGTCGCCCCAGGAAGCGGCATCCGACGCCCTTTCCGACGAGATGGAGGGCGGTCGCGGCACGCTGATCCGGCTGGGTCTGGCCTCGGTGGGCGCGCTGCGCTGA
- a CDS encoding alpha/beta hydrolase — translation MSAHPCLDPSVVRWSVPAAERGGRPVLLLLHGYGSDEHDLFGLVPYLPDGFVIASVRAPLAPPWPMPGASWYPIEGLDGRDPREITRAAHAVLAFVQDAVGPAPVGLLGFSQGGAVALQTLRADPDAVSFAVVLAGYAPGGEMPGDAVLAERRPPVFWGRGAADDVIPAHAVDQTAQWLPGHSRLSGRVYPGLTHSISQDELDDVRAFLDARLAEREG, via the coding sequence ATGAGCGCGCATCCCTGCCTCGATCCTTCCGTCGTGCGCTGGTCGGTGCCCGCAGCCGAACGCGGTGGCCGGCCCGTTCTGCTGCTCCTGCACGGCTACGGCTCCGACGAACACGATCTGTTCGGCCTGGTGCCGTACCTGCCCGACGGGTTCGTGATCGCGAGCGTGCGTGCTCCGCTGGCACCGCCGTGGCCCATGCCGGGCGCCTCGTGGTATCCGATCGAGGGGCTCGACGGGCGCGATCCCCGCGAGATCACGCGGGCGGCGCACGCGGTCCTCGCCTTCGTCCAGGATGCCGTCGGCCCAGCGCCGGTGGGACTGCTCGGATTCTCGCAGGGCGGCGCGGTCGCGCTGCAGACCCTGCGCGCCGATCCCGACGCGGTGTCGTTCGCGGTGGTGCTGGCCGGATACGCCCCCGGCGGGGAGATGCCGGGAGACGCCGTCCTGGCCGAGCGACGACCCCCGGTCTTCTGGGGCCGCGGTGCAGCGGACGACGTGATTCCGGCCCACGCGGTCGACCAGACCGCGCAATGGCTCCCGGGGCACAGCCGACTGAGCGGGCGGGTCTACCCCGGGTTGACCCACTCCATCTCGCAAGACGAGCTCGACGACGTCCGGGCCTTCCTCGACGCGCGTCTGGCCGAGCGCGAGGGGTGA